The Oleiphilus messinensis DNA segment GCAGCTCCGGTATCAATTGTGTGAGCTGTGGCCAGTCCTGAAGCTGGCTGTAGAGCGCTTTGAGCTGTCGCAGTATCTGTGGGTTCTGGGGCGCTAAACTGTGCAGGGTTTTAAGCTTCTCAACGGCGCTCTCTAACTGATTGTTATTAACCATGAGCTGTGCTTCTGTCAGACCTACCGCCAATTCAGATCCGGGAACCTCTCGCGCCTTCTGCAGCATTTCCTCAGCATCGTGCACCAGGCCCTGCTCGTTGGCGGCCTGGGCCGCAGCAAGATAGTTTACGATCGGGCTGTTGGCTTTGGATGCTGAGCCTTTCAAGTGTTTAAGCGCTTTCGGCCAATTGCCTTCGGTATATTCCAGCATGCCTTTGGTGACTTCACGGTTCGCGGCATCCTGGCTTTTACGATCAATCCATTGGCTGATACCTTGAAAGCCCCGCAGGGAGCGAAACAGAAGCGCAAATATCAGATAGATGGTGGCAAACAGGCCTATAATCAGACAAAGCGCGAACCAAAAGCTGCTTTCAAACATGTAGTGACCGAGTGATACACGCACATACCCGGCATCGTGAAGCATTAGTGTGCCCGCTAAAGTACCCAGTAACAGGGCACCTGCGAGAATAATCAGGCCGACGACTGTTTTCATTGTGCAGACTCCATTGGCTTGACCGT contains these protein-coding regions:
- a CDS encoding heme biosynthesis HemY N-terminal domain-containing protein, which encodes MKTVVGLIILAGALLLGTLAGTLMLHDAGYVRVSLGHYMFESSFWFALCLIIGLFATIYLIFALLFRSLRGFQGISQWIDRKSQDAANREVTKGMLEYTEGNWPKALKHLKGSASKANSPIVNYLAAAQAANEQGLVHDAEEMLQKAREVPGSELAVGLTEAQLMVNNNQLESAVEKLKTLHSLAPQNPQILRQLKALYSQLQDWPQLTQLIPELRKKKIFVASELDELEQQCWTNVLQETTESIQKTMGSSYNPAQLEAVWEKIPSDLRKSEPLLLAYSASLRAIKHDDRAEMLLRKTLKQNWNDQLVLEYGLIRFSSPIEQLETAERWLESRPGNAELLLTVGRLALRTEGWHKAREYFEASLKFKKRMETYAELSRLCAHLGQLEQSTEYFMQGVLGQAGLPELPMPAKQA